A window of Ignavibacteriales bacterium contains these coding sequences:
- a CDS encoding DinB family protein — MNRSEKLSVELHNSVFGDPWHGACLKDVLENISFKQANKRSIPSAHNIIELTSHLNSWTEEILKRFNGGQPSLPTMGDWPTPKYKTEEYWQAVKQKLFADTNKLIAVIKKFPEDKLDEIVGGERNATLGTGFSFEGFIIGLVQHNAYHSGQIALLKKMV; from the coding sequence ATGAACCGTTCTGAAAAATTATCTGTTGAATTACACAACTCAGTTTTCGGCGATCCATGGCACGGCGCATGTCTAAAAGATGTTCTTGAAAACATTTCTTTTAAGCAAGCAAACAAAAGATCAATTCCATCTGCACATAACATTATTGAACTAACATCGCATCTTAATTCGTGGACAGAAGAAATCTTAAAACGATTTAACGGGGGCCAACCTTCTTTACCCACAATGGGGGACTGGCCAACTCCTAAGTATAAAACCGAAGAATATTGGCAAGCAGTAAAACAAAAACTATTTGCAGATACAAATAAATTGATTGCTGTAATCAAAAAATTTCCGGAAGATAAACTTGATGAAATTGTTGGTGGAGAACGAAACGCTACACTTGGAACGGGTTTTTCTTTTGAAGGATTTATAATCGGGTTGGTTCAACATAACGCATATCACTCCGGCCAAATAGCGTTATTAAAAAAAATGGTTTGA
- a CDS encoding outer membrane beta-barrel family protein: protein MKLKSAIFLLSFILSNFLFAQQSSENFKLIGSVVDLMTSKPLTGTSVVIFSKSSGKELKGIAADEKGNFTIESIPESKVRAKFSMVGYQTQIIDSVDLDKSPRIGLIRLMPTAIEMPEMVVKSMKPMIEFHADKQVINMDRLPGNSGSVTEALKNSGLVEVDPATNKITVRGQGLKIQMDGHEYSMPVEMLAQLPATMIDQVEVILAPGAKESAEGGTYILNLITKKEAFSNFSGMFSLSSSSNKNSFGGSYFNYKADKLNLFGQAYGSYFTSNNLNESERYVYSSPSMYYQKTSGEGKNNYYGGYFKFGFDYDFDANNSVTFFINYNGYKYNSDNTGNSFVNNSNNIFQYSYNRINNNEGANNNLSFYGFYKKKFETKGNELTLDAMYTLYTNPTNAKMNLDYSNRIGRPQLQNSNTGVTAKTLILKTDYVLPIDQNKLEAGYSFTYRTRNNDYNVLDFSYLIGTWRDSLQLSNLFKYNESIHALYLTYAHKLGDFDIKFGLRAENLSTEGNQITQNIDFTENFLSFFPNLNISYKLSDMFQLGFNAFRRVTYPQVYYVNPFRQYQGPNSFSAGNPKIKPNYVNSFAVNLSQYISVFYTYTTGNITYATTTENDSVLISSFINLNNQDTYGFSFTMPYNNSPMMPFHLPDFISSWYISFNYRYSKQSGQYLTEDLSLTDKSYTLNTYLGLKLWFDIDANVSLYYVPRIENRRGVRSEMKYLSLYFSKTMMDRKLRIYITVNDLLNAQRGSNETLGGNYYTRSSYEMLNSRAIGIGISYMFNDYKDRRDRNIDDGRDAGNRGF, encoded by the coding sequence GTGAAGCTCAAATCCGCAATCTTTTTGCTTTCCTTTATATTATCTAATTTTTTATTCGCTCAACAATCATCAGAAAATTTTAAGCTGATCGGTTCTGTAGTAGATCTGATGACGAGCAAACCTCTTACAGGCACTTCGGTTGTTATTTTTTCCAAATCCTCCGGTAAAGAACTTAAAGGAATTGCAGCAGACGAAAAAGGCAATTTCACAATTGAGAGCATTCCGGAAAGTAAAGTCCGCGCAAAATTTTCTATGGTAGGATATCAAACTCAAATAATAGATTCCGTTGATCTTGACAAATCACCTAGAATTGGATTGATACGGTTGATGCCGACCGCAATTGAAATGCCTGAGATGGTTGTTAAATCCATGAAGCCGATGATTGAATTTCATGCGGATAAACAAGTGATAAACATGGATCGTCTTCCCGGCAACTCAGGTTCTGTTACGGAAGCACTAAAAAATTCCGGACTTGTGGAAGTTGACCCGGCAACAAATAAAATTACTGTGCGCGGGCAAGGTTTAAAAATCCAAATGGACGGACATGAATACAGTATGCCTGTTGAAATGTTAGCTCAACTGCCTGCCACAATGATTGATCAAGTGGAAGTTATACTTGCACCGGGCGCAAAGGAAAGTGCTGAAGGCGGAACATATATTTTAAATCTCATCACCAAGAAAGAAGCATTTAGTAATTTCAGCGGAATGTTCAGCTTAAGTTCCTCTTCTAATAAAAATTCTTTTGGCGGAAGCTACTTTAACTACAAAGCAGATAAACTAAATTTATTTGGACAAGCTTACGGAAGCTATTTTACAAGCAATAACTTAAATGAATCCGAAAGATATGTTTACAGCAGCCCGAGCATGTATTATCAAAAAACTTCCGGTGAAGGAAAGAACAATTACTACGGCGGGTATTTTAAATTCGGCTTTGATTATGATTTTGATGCAAACAATTCAGTTACATTCTTTATAAATTATAACGGATACAAATACAATTCAGATAATACCGGAAATTCTTTTGTAAATAATTCGAACAATATTTTTCAATACAGCTACAACAGAATAAACAACAACGAAGGAGCAAACAACAATCTTTCCTTTTACGGATTTTACAAGAAAAAATTTGAAACCAAAGGAAATGAATTAACCTTGGATGCGATGTATACTCTTTACACAAACCCGACAAATGCAAAAATGAATTTAGATTACAGTAATAGAATCGGCAGACCGCAGCTGCAGAACAGCAACACGGGCGTAACTGCCAAAACTCTAATTCTTAAAACCGATTACGTTTTGCCGATCGATCAAAATAAATTGGAAGCCGGCTATAGTTTTACTTACAGAACCAGAAATAACGATTACAACGTTCTGGATTTTTCATATCTAATAGGTACTTGGAGAGACAGCTTGCAGTTAAGCAATCTTTTCAAATATAACGAGAGTATTCATGCACTCTACTTAACCTATGCACATAAACTTGGAGATTTTGATATTAAGTTCGGATTGAGAGCCGAAAATCTTTCTACCGAAGGAAATCAAATTACTCAGAATATAGATTTTACAGAAAACTTTTTGAGCTTCTTCCCAAATCTTAATATCTCATATAAACTTAGCGATATGTTTCAACTTGGGTTCAATGCTTTCAGAAGAGTAACATATCCGCAGGTCTACTACGTAAATCCCTTCCGTCAATACCAAGGACCGAACTCTTTCTCTGCCGGTAATCCTAAAATAAAACCGAACTATGTAAATTCATTTGCGGTAAACCTATCCCAGTATATAAGTGTGTTCTATACATATACGACCGGAAATATTACATACGCAACGACAACCGAAAATGACAGCGTACTGATTTCAAGTTTTATTAATCTTAACAATCAAGACACTTACGGATTTTCATTTACAATGCCGTATAATAATTCTCCGATGATGCCTTTTCATCTGCCTGATTTTATAAGTTCGTGGTACATTTCTTTCAATTACAGATATTCAAAACAATCGGGGCAATATTTAACGGAAGACTTATCATTAACCGATAAAAGCTACACGCTCAACACCTATCTGGGTTTAAAGTTATGGTTTGATATTGACGCCAACGTTTCATTGTACTATGTGCCGAGAATAGAAAACCGGCGCGGGGTTAGAAGCGAAATGAAATATTTATCGCTCTATTTCAGTAAGACAATGATGGATCGTAAATTAAGAATTTACATTACCGTGAATGATCTTCTTAATGCTCAACGAGGCAGCAACGAAACACTTGGCGGTAATTATTATACAAGAAGTTCTTACGAAATGCTTAACAGCCGGGCAATCGGAATAGGCATTTCGTATATGTTCAACGATTACAAAGATAGACGCGATAGAAATATTGACGACGGAAGAGATGCCGGCAACAGAGGGTTTTGA
- the argJ gene encoding bifunctional glutamate N-acetyltransferase/amino-acid acetyltransferase ArgJ: MQQEAIVADKINEGITTPKGFRSAGIHCGIKKSRKDLALIVSDLPATAAAVFTLNKVQAAPVLISKKHLTESETFKAIIINSGNANACTGERGYQDAVTMANETAKILGVSPKEIFVSSTGVIGEPLPIVKIINGIHQISKQVDKSEYISTAEAILTTDTFAKSTSSTFIIDGKEVSIGGIAKGSGMIHPNMATMLAFITTDAAIEKNIFQSLLKTVADKTFNRIVVDGDTSTNDMVIALANGASGVSIETQKDSYKIFEEHLYEVLKKLSIDIVIDGEGATKLIEITVEGALSDEDATKAARIIALSPLVKTAIHGEDANWGRIIAAVGYSGIEFNPDKFEIIINDVPILTKNYFVTLPIAEANKTLQSRNINLKIKLNMGSGTSTVWTCDLSEEYVKINGSYRT, translated from the coding sequence ATGCAGCAAGAAGCAATCGTTGCAGATAAAATAAATGAGGGAATAACCACGCCCAAAGGATTTCGCTCAGCAGGAATCCATTGCGGAATAAAAAAATCTAGAAAAGATCTAGCGTTAATTGTTTCAGATCTTCCTGCTACTGCAGCAGCCGTGTTTACACTTAATAAAGTTCAAGCGGCGCCGGTGCTTATTTCTAAAAAGCATCTAACAGAAAGCGAAACTTTTAAAGCAATAATAATTAACAGCGGGAACGCAAATGCATGTACTGGAGAACGCGGTTACCAAGATGCTGTTACAATGGCAAATGAAACGGCGAAAATACTTGGTGTTAGTCCAAAAGAAATTTTTGTTTCATCAACCGGTGTTATTGGAGAACCGCTTCCAATCGTGAAAATAATTAACGGCATTCATCAGATTTCAAAACAAGTTGATAAAAGCGAGTACATAAGCACAGCCGAAGCAATTTTGACAACGGATACTTTTGCAAAATCAACTTCATCAACATTTATAATAGATGGAAAAGAAGTAAGCATTGGCGGAATAGCAAAAGGATCCGGAATGATTCACCCTAACATGGCGACAATGCTTGCGTTTATTACAACAGATGCAGCAATTGAAAAGAACATTTTTCAAAGTCTATTAAAAACTGTAGCGGATAAAACTTTTAATAGAATAGTTGTTGATGGAGACACAAGCACAAACGATATGGTTATTGCGCTTGCGAATGGTGCGTCCGGTGTTTCAATTGAGACTCAAAAAGATTCGTACAAAATTTTTGAAGAACACTTATATGAAGTACTAAAAAAATTATCTATAGATATTGTAATTGACGGCGAAGGCGCTACAAAATTGATTGAGATAACTGTTGAGGGTGCATTAAGTGACGAAGATGCAACGAAAGCTGCACGAATAATTGCCCTTTCTCCACTCGTTAAAACTGCTATTCACGGAGAAGATGCAAACTGGGGAAGAATTATTGCGGCCGTCGGATATTCCGGAATTGAATTCAATCCAGATAAGTTTGAGATCATAATCAATGATGTTCCTATTCTTACAAAAAATTATTTTGTTACACTTCCAATCGCCGAAGCTAACAAGACGTTACAATCAAGAAACATAAATCTAAAGATTAAATTAAATATGGGAAGCGGAACTTCCACTGTTTGGACGTGTGATTTATCCGAAGAGTATGTAAAAATTAACGGGAGCTACCGCACGTGA
- the argC gene encoding N-acetyl-gamma-glutamyl-phosphate reductase has protein sequence MINIGIVGAAGYSGAELIKLLLNHDEVIITKLFGNSSAGSLIEETYPSLRGMISLQVEQFKKEELEEVDLLFVAMPSGQSMQVVKEAVNANTKVIDIGGDFRLKDAVVYTKYYNHEHTETELLSSAVYGLSEWNEEAVSNAKLVANPGCYPTSILLALLPLLKENLIESKNIGITSYSGTSGAGKSVTANMIFSEVNESVRAYKVGNHQHIPEIKLYLEYFSGVETNFSFVPHLLPVTRGIYTTIHVSLKSSITEKEVINAFKHNYSSTPFIRFIGTEIPEMKNVVNTNFCDIGFRIYENGTLVLFSTIDNLVKGAAGQAIQNMNIMFGFQQTEGLLRCSKKQSLQIK, from the coding sequence ATGATAAATATCGGCATAGTAGGTGCAGCAGGTTATTCCGGCGCTGAATTAATAAAACTTCTTCTTAATCACGACGAAGTAATTATTACAAAACTATTCGGTAATTCTTCCGCCGGAAGTTTAATAGAAGAAACTTATCCATCTTTACGCGGAATGATCTCACTTCAAGTTGAGCAATTCAAAAAGGAAGAACTTGAAGAAGTAGATCTGCTGTTTGTTGCTATGCCTTCGGGACAGTCAATGCAAGTTGTTAAAGAAGCGGTTAATGCAAATACCAAAGTGATAGATATCGGCGGAGATTTTAGATTAAAGGATGCTGTAGTTTATACAAAATATTATAATCACGAACACACGGAGACAGAGCTTTTAAGCAGCGCTGTATATGGTTTAAGCGAGTGGAATGAAGAAGCGGTATCAAACGCAAAACTGGTTGCAAATCCCGGCTGTTACCCAACCAGCATTCTATTGGCACTTCTTCCATTGTTAAAAGAAAATTTAATTGAATCAAAGAATATTGGAATTACTTCTTACAGCGGAACATCCGGTGCCGGTAAATCCGTTACCGCAAATATGATATTCAGCGAAGTGAATGAAAGTGTGCGGGCATACAAAGTCGGAAATCACCAGCACATTCCGGAGATAAAACTATACTTGGAATATTTTAGCGGTGTTGAAACAAATTTTTCCTTTGTTCCGCATCTTCTTCCCGTTACTCGCGGAATATATACAACAATACACGTCTCATTGAAAAGCAGCATAACCGAAAAAGAAGTGATAAATGCGTTTAAGCATAATTATTCATCAACTCCGTTTATACGGTTTATAGGAACGGAGATACCGGAAATGAAAAATGTGGTTAACACAAATTTTTGTGATATCGGATTTAGAATTTATGAGAACGGCACGCTGGTTCTTTTTTCTACTATTGATAATCTAGTGAAAGGCGCCGCGGGACAAGCAATTCAAAACATGAACATCATGTTCGGTTTTCAACAAACAGAGGGATTACTAAGATGCAGCAAGAAGCAATCGTTGCAGATAAAATAA
- a CDS encoding DNA alkylation repair protein produces MTTGQIISELKKHYNPRNLEGMARYGINVEKAFGLNVPFMRAFAKKIGKNHELALELWESDYHEARHIASMIDDPKLVTRSQMNKWVKDFSSWDICDGTCSNLFRKTPYAFEKIFEWCERKEEFIRRAGFSLMCYVAVHDKKRDDKDFLRFFPLIKKYSIDERNFVKKAVNWSLRQIGKRSKFLNKESLKLAKEIQALNSKSAKWIANDAIRELIDPKILTRIKK; encoded by the coding sequence ATGACAACCGGTCAAATAATTTCAGAACTAAAAAAACATTACAATCCGCGCAACCTTGAGGGAATGGCTCGTTACGGAATAAATGTTGAAAAAGCATTTGGGCTGAATGTTCCGTTCATGCGTGCGTTTGCAAAGAAGATCGGCAAAAATCACGAGCTTGCTCTTGAGCTGTGGGAAAGCGATTATCACGAAGCACGGCACATTGCATCAATGATAGACGATCCGAAACTTGTTACAAGATCTCAGATGAATAAATGGGTAAAAGATTTCAGCTCGTGGGATATCTGCGACGGTACGTGCAGTAATCTTTTTAGAAAAACTCCGTATGCATTCGAAAAAATTTTTGAATGGTGCGAAAGGAAGGAAGAGTTTATCCGCCGTGCGGGATTTTCTTTAATGTGTTATGTTGCTGTTCACGATAAGAAAAGGGACGATAAAGATTTTCTACGGTTTTTTCCGCTTATCAAAAAATATTCTATTGATGAAAGAAATTTTGTGAAGAAAGCTGTTAACTGGTCTTTACGGCAAATCGGTAAACGAAGTAAATTCTTAAACAAAGAATCCCTCAAACTTGCAAAAGAGATTCAAGCGCTCAATTCCAAATCAGCGAAGTGGATTGCAAACGATGCAATTCGCGAATTGATAGATCCTAAAATCTTAACGAGAATCAAAAAATAA
- a CDS encoding PadR family transcriptional regulator: MLSKLATLILGVLSEREHNPYEITKMLERLNTRKWLPLADSTVYATINNLKKNGLILGRQERNGNLPEKTIYNITPEGEFELHSSITSFLEDDSTGPSNFDIGILLMYNLSKPEIMMKLKKKLERLENFSYNIRKQILNFEMDPSKVAYTSLAMLKHRMHLTEAEMKTIRELIKELNVRYTISDISPFDMRMM, encoded by the coding sequence ATGTTATCAAAATTAGCAACGTTAATATTAGGCGTTTTGTCCGAAAGAGAGCATAATCCTTACGAGATTACAAAAATGCTTGAAAGATTAAATACACGCAAATGGCTGCCGCTGGCAGATTCGACAGTATATGCGACAATTAATAATTTGAAAAAAAACGGACTCATTTTAGGACGACAAGAGAGAAATGGAAATCTTCCTGAGAAAACAATTTACAATATCACGCCTGAAGGTGAATTTGAATTACATTCTTCGATAACAAGTTTTTTAGAAGATGATTCAACCGGGCCATCAAATTTTGATATAGGAATTCTATTAATGTACAATCTTAGCAAACCCGAAATTATGATGAAGCTTAAAAAAAAATTAGAGCGGCTTGAAAATTTTTCTTATAACATCAGAAAACAAATTTTGAATTTCGAAATGGATCCTTCTAAAGTTGCATATACTAGTTTGGCTATGCTGAAACATAGGATGCATTTAACAGAAGCTGAAATGAAAACAATTCGTGAGTTGATCAAAGAATTAAATGTTAGATATACTATTTCTGATATATCACCTTTCGATATGAGAATGATGTAA
- a CDS encoding DMT family protein, with product MINCVQNLPVIVRTSFLLILSNMFMTFAWYGHLKNLSDKKWYIAAIISWGIALFEYLLQVPANRIGYSELNLSQLKILQEVITLSLFVPFAVFYMRQPFKMNYIWAGLCLIGAAYFIFRS from the coding sequence ATGATAAATTGTGTTCAAAATCTTCCGGTGATTGTCCGCACTTCTTTTTTACTTATTCTTTCCAACATGTTCATGACTTTTGCATGGTATGGTCACTTAAAAAACTTGTCTGATAAAAAATGGTACATTGCCGCAATTATAAGCTGGGGAATTGCACTGTTCGAATATCTGCTACAAGTACCGGCAAATAGAATAGGTTACTCTGAACTAAATCTTTCCCAATTAAAAATTCTGCAAGAGGTAATTACTCTTTCCTTATTTGTTCCATTTGCAGTGTTCTATATGCGTCAGCCGTTTAAGATGAATTATATCTGGGCCGGTTTGTGTCTAATTGGTGCGGCTTATTTTATTTTTCGTTCATAA
- the argB gene encoding acetylglutamate kinase — protein sequence MTNPVFRKEDVLIEALPYIQQFERKTFVIKYGGAVMEEEQLKSMVAQDVTLLRKIGIDVVVVHGGGKEITALSQKLNIETKFVNGQRYTNEETRDVVQMVLAGSINKDIVRRINIHGGRAVGISGIDAGLISVKKYEQDDLGLVGEVIDVNTTLIKNLLRDGYLPVIAPIGVDEGGTVYNVNADIAAGSIAGALEAAKLVYMTDVEGVKANDDLMPHLTKEDAERFIKDEIIKGGMIPKVESALDAIDKGVQKVHIVDGRIPHALLLEIFTKEGVGTEIVGE from the coding sequence GTGACGAATCCTGTTTTTAGAAAAGAAGATGTTTTGATTGAAGCGCTTCCGTACATTCAGCAATTCGAACGGAAAACTTTTGTTATAAAATACGGCGGTGCCGTTATGGAAGAGGAACAGCTTAAATCTATGGTAGCACAAGATGTTACTCTGCTTCGCAAAATTGGAATTGATGTAGTTGTAGTTCACGGCGGAGGAAAAGAAATTACAGCGCTTTCACAAAAACTTAATATTGAGACAAAATTTGTGAACGGTCAACGCTATACAAATGAAGAAACACGCGATGTTGTTCAAATGGTTCTTGCGGGATCTATCAATAAAGATATTGTTCGGCGTATAAATATTCACGGCGGTCGGGCAGTAGGTATAAGCGGGATTGATGCGGGATTGATCTCGGTAAAAAAATATGAACAAGATGATTTAGGATTAGTCGGTGAAGTAATAGATGTGAATACTACTTTAATAAAAAATTTATTGAGAGACGGATATTTACCTGTAATTGCGCCAATAGGTGTTGATGAAGGCGGAACCGTATATAATGTGAACGCAGATATTGCTGCCGGTTCCATTGCAGGTGCACTTGAAGCGGCAAAGCTTGTTTATATGACCGACGTTGAAGGAGTAAAAGCGAATGATGATTTGATGCCACATCTTACTAAAGAGGATGCTGAAAGATTTATCAAGGATGAAATAATAAAAGGCGGAATGATTCCGAAAGTTGAATCTGCTCTTGATGCGATTGATAAAGGAGTTCAAAAAGTTCATATAGTTGATGGAAGAATTCCTCATGCTTTGCTGTTGGAAATATTTACTAAAGAAGGAGTAGGAACAGAGATAGTGGGCGAATAA
- a CDS encoding helix-turn-helix transcriptional regulator, whose translation MAKRKMSLTELAEKVGLTMSNLSVLKTEKARAIRFSTLEAICKVLECQPGDILEYIHNKQN comes from the coding sequence ATAGCGAAAAGAAAAATGTCTCTAACAGAACTAGCCGAAAAAGTTGGTTTGACCATGTCGAATCTTTCCGTGCTCAAAACAGAAAAGGCGCGTGCTATACGCTTCTCCACTCTCGAAGCAATCTGTAAAGTTCTAGAGTGCCAGCCCGGAGATATTTTGGAATACATTCACAATAAGCAGAATTAA
- a CDS encoding serine hydrolase — protein sequence MKKLTIIILLILSGFSQSFLLGQSKSEKIDQLISKYNEYHFFNGSALVAENFEVVFKKGYGFANMEWNIPNSPDTKHRLGSITKQFTSMLIMQLVEKGKIKLDGKLTDYLPYYRKDAGDKITIEMLLTHSSGIPSYTNKEDFLEKVSRKFYKPDDFVKEQCSGDLEFEPGKQFVYSNSGYFILGAIIEKITGKTYEENLKENIFIPLGMKNSGYDLAEPILLKRAAGYEKTFTGYKNAEFLDMSLPYAAGSIYSTVEDLLSWDKALQTEKLLPKKFMDEIFKPRIDAFGGKYGFGWSLFKKKIGGEEFDVIAHGGGINGFNTINYFIPKKGQVVILFSNAGGAPLNEMTEKIIDILNGNEAKMPAQSLAEHLYDVIKEDGIETAVSQFKQMKEEKDAFVLKPTEMNQLGYYLMNENKLDEAIAVFKLTVDEFPKSSNAYDSYAEALLKKGKKEEAIVNYKKSLKLDSRNTNAVKVLKDLGVEIEEQKEVKISPEALMKYVGKYQLAPNFILTISVKGEQIFAQASGQPQIEIFPSADNKFYMKVVDAQIQFVKEDGKIASLFLSQNGREIPAKKIE from the coding sequence ATGAAAAAATTAACGATAATAATTTTGCTTATTCTGTCCGGTTTCTCTCAATCATTTCTTCTGGGACAATCCAAATCAGAAAAAATTGATCAGTTAATTTCAAAATATAATGAATATCATTTTTTCAACGGCAGCGCCCTTGTTGCAGAAAACTTTGAAGTTGTTTTCAAAAAAGGTTACGGCTTTGCAAATATGGAATGGAATATTCCGAACTCACCGGATACAAAACACCGGCTCGGTTCAATCACAAAACAATTCACCTCAATGTTGATAATGCAGCTTGTTGAAAAAGGAAAGATCAAACTCGATGGCAAGCTGACGGATTATTTACCTTACTACCGCAAAGACGCCGGTGATAAAATAACAATTGAAATGCTGCTAACACATTCGTCGGGAATTCCTAGCTATACCAATAAAGAAGATTTTTTAGAAAAGGTAAGCAGAAAATTTTACAAGCCGGATGATTTCGTTAAAGAACAATGCAGCGGTGATCTTGAGTTTGAACCTGGAAAACAATTTGTTTACAGCAACTCAGGCTATTTTATACTTGGAGCCATAATAGAAAAAATTACGGGAAAGACTTATGAAGAAAATCTTAAAGAAAATATTTTCATACCGCTTGGGATGAAAAATTCCGGATATGACTTAGCGGAACCGATTTTACTAAAGCGTGCGGCTGGTTATGAAAAGACATTTACAGGCTACAAGAATGCTGAATTTCTGGATATGTCATTGCCTTATGCGGCGGGCTCTATTTACTCTACTGTAGAAGATCTTTTAAGTTGGGATAAAGCGCTTCAGACAGAAAAACTTCTTCCGAAGAAATTTATGGATGAAATATTTAAACCAAGAATAGATGCATTTGGCGGTAAGTATGGATTTGGGTGGTCGTTGTTCAAAAAGAAAATAGGCGGCGAAGAATTTGATGTTATTGCGCATGGAGGAGGAATCAACGGATTTAATACAATCAATTATTTTATTCCGAAGAAAGGACAAGTTGTTATTTTGTTTAGTAACGCAGGCGGAGCGCCGCTAAATGAAATGACTGAAAAAATAATTGATATACTTAATGGCAATGAAGCAAAGATGCCGGCTCAATCGCTTGCCGAACACCTTTATGATGTAATTAAAGAAGACGGTATTGAAACTGCTGTAAGTCAATTCAAACAAATGAAAGAAGAAAAAGATGCTTTTGTACTCAAGCCAACGGAGATGAACCAGCTTGGTTATTACTTGATGAATGAGAACAAACTTGATGAAGCGATTGCGGTGTTCAAGTTAACTGTTGATGAATTTCCGAAATCTTCAAATGCTTATGACAGTTACGCCGAAGCTCTTCTAAAAAAAGGAAAAAAAGAAGAAGCTATTGTGAATTATAAAAAATCTTTAAAATTAGATTCAAGAAATACCAATGCAGTGAAAGTATTAAAAGATTTGGGCGTTGAGATAGAAGAACAAAAAGAAGTAAAAATATCACCGGAAGCGTTGATGAAGTATGTGGGTAAATATCAGCTCGCTCCAAATTTTATTCTGACTATTTCCGTTAAGGGTGAACAGATTTTTGCCCAGGCATCGGGTCAGCCGCAAATTGAAATATTTCCATCTGCAGACAACAAATTTTATATGAAAGTAGTTGACGCACAGATCCAGTTTGTAAAAGAAGATGGGAAAATTGCAAGCTTATTTCTTTCACAGAATGGAAGAGAAATACCGGCAAAGAAAATTGAATAA
- the argR gene encoding arginine repressor: MTKKLEEIQKRHALIKSLITSQEIFNQTQLVKVLKQKGIKATQATLSRDLNELGVVRIPTTNGLVYKLSTAGDENTLQNRIAEEILFVKGNENIVIVKTYPGRAQGVAVFLDRKSDLEILGTIAGDDTIIVIPQSVKKIKKIIEQIKIILGIK; this comes from the coding sequence ATGACTAAAAAATTAGAAGAAATTCAGAAACGGCACGCGTTGATTAAGTCATTAATTACTTCACAAGAAATTTTCAATCAAACACAACTTGTGAAAGTGCTAAAACAAAAAGGGATCAAAGCAACACAGGCAACTCTTTCCCGTGACTTAAATGAACTTGGTGTTGTGCGAATTCCAACAACAAACGGATTGGTTTATAAACTCAGCACTGCTGGAGATGAGAACACTCTTCAAAATAGAATTGCAGAAGAGATTCTTTTTGTAAAAGGAAATGAAAATATAGTTATTGTAAAAACATATCCTGGACGCGCACAGGGTGTTGCTGTATTTCTTGATCGGAAAAGTGATCTGGAAATTCTCGGCACTATCGCCGGTGATGATACGATTATTGTGATTCCGCAATCAGTAAAAAAAATCAAAAAGATAATTGAGCAAATAAAAATAATATTAGGAATAAAGTAA